The following are encoded in a window of Neomicrococcus lactis genomic DNA:
- a CDS encoding DNA helicase, with protein MTAADSHQDVFSSWMKSLGTGAGTDTLIRFAGSKSNSIDLTHAHPSGLSQFLMGRRTRLSMLLRDRATYLEAATVAANLVAKISELSDDRGIDVGYVAAGVTSWRALVNGRSEQFGAPVMLGKISLVRREEEDDYDVQITERASANPALLRHLARELDVHISAQQLNAAAYTTARFDPHAALSVVRRETNELPGFYAQDQILISTFADLVDPADPDHLDPTHPVIGRLIAAHAPDVIEKPASETAAAPSSSVDGSETESAEAAASATGGESETPAASSSFEFPEPEVDHPSADERHPSQEFLVLDADVSQQTVLDYVAAGESVAVNAAAGTGQTQTAVNAVAMLVREGKRVLVVAERKNTARGFMNRLESLRLDSIAAHLTPQLGVEEFRSKLKQAILRNERATEPKLEKLHETLVTHRHALVDHVASLHTVRERWNCSPYQAMQELAALTSLNPAPATEVQLKRSVLDTLLDRSDVSAKLERAAELGAFTADAATKPWAGANIRNRQGADEALKLVQSLKVDFEPLKERLAKTAEESQIRPGSSFVQWREQLEMLMTVRSSLDKFEPDIFDHSVEDLIAATGSSSWRKANNVEMSSMTRSRLRRVAKEFVRPGVHLTDLHEALIDVHVQRERWQKYATSQRHPSVPLGLGDLKRDFESVAERLQKLASLLPADQALNVEEQSIEDLSKRLNDLVDDTDTLQILPERNILEDQLKERGLSEFLADLRNREVRTEMVKDELNLAWWRSALMAMISGDDFLAMSDGNMLRKIEAEYRLADAAHVQSGADRLRWSLAKNWRDALADHRGASRDLRTMLKIGDPTLEQFAALPSALVNSMVPVLVGSPLHLASNVPSTMVFDAVVLLDAYSLSLRSAIGMISKSSQIIAFGDKMLGAPRSFEVSVDPTATNREPDAPLSALEQLSTVLPTCSLEKVYRGVDERLTALLSEWYYDSELERLPGSRAFSGAFPGLSADYVQDGTGVPSIPTQPVESTIAEVNRVVDMVFAHIRRRPHHSLAVIAGNELHARKIAEAIRIQLPNYRWASEFFKASEESFVVTSVQRARSVERDAVIFALGYGRNTHGKALHQFGLLSEAQGDEYLVSALTRPRESLQLVSSLRKSDVEWDRLASAPRFFLTLVDRLLDGESGFKGEGQAIEDPLVRDLKDRLEMLGARVQQSYRGVLDIAVASRDAEIAKGQHPLAVISDGTKNYRELSVRERSRLRPQRLEAMGWRYVPLWTIDVFSDPSAVAQRLGEYLGLFSNPAATPKPEADAQQPTPEANEASESPAAAPAAAGETKAKVATSHGTTIKDIPPASAILPKVAKEDDPRAWGDFEESNRDQWLKEQRPPHWS; from the coding sequence GTGACTGCTGCAGATTCACACCAGGACGTATTTTCGTCGTGGATGAAGTCTTTGGGCACGGGGGCGGGAACGGATACTCTCATCCGTTTTGCCGGCTCAAAGTCCAACAGTATTGATCTCACCCACGCTCATCCGTCGGGACTGTCGCAATTCCTGATGGGACGTCGCACGCGACTGTCAATGTTGCTTCGCGACCGCGCGACGTACCTCGAAGCTGCCACGGTAGCAGCGAATCTTGTTGCCAAGATCAGCGAGCTCAGCGACGATCGCGGTATCGACGTGGGATACGTCGCCGCGGGCGTGACCTCGTGGCGCGCACTCGTCAACGGTCGCAGCGAGCAGTTCGGCGCTCCCGTGATGCTGGGCAAGATCAGCCTGGTACGCCGTGAAGAAGAGGACGACTACGACGTCCAGATCACCGAGCGCGCTAGCGCCAACCCGGCTTTGTTGCGCCACTTGGCACGCGAGCTCGATGTCCACATTTCAGCTCAGCAGCTCAACGCCGCCGCGTACACCACGGCGCGTTTCGATCCTCACGCTGCCCTGTCCGTGGTGCGTCGCGAAACGAACGAACTTCCTGGTTTCTACGCGCAGGATCAGATCCTGATCTCCACCTTCGCCGATCTCGTGGATCCAGCGGACCCGGATCATCTGGACCCAACTCATCCGGTCATCGGTCGGCTGATCGCGGCCCACGCCCCGGATGTCATTGAAAAGCCTGCATCAGAAACGGCTGCGGCACCGTCCAGTTCGGTCGACGGATCAGAAACAGAGTCCGCAGAAGCCGCCGCCTCCGCAACGGGGGGTGAGAGCGAGACGCCAGCTGCGTCGTCGTCCTTTGAATTCCCGGAACCAGAAGTGGACCACCCGTCTGCGGACGAGCGTCACCCTTCCCAAGAATTCTTGGTGCTGGACGCCGATGTCAGCCAGCAAACTGTCCTCGATTATGTAGCCGCGGGGGAGTCAGTGGCGGTCAACGCAGCGGCGGGCACCGGGCAGACGCAGACCGCGGTCAACGCCGTGGCCATGCTGGTGCGCGAGGGCAAGCGTGTGTTGGTGGTGGCCGAGCGCAAGAACACCGCGCGCGGATTCATGAATCGTCTGGAATCGTTGCGCCTCGACTCGATCGCAGCGCACCTCACGCCACAGCTTGGTGTTGAAGAATTCCGCAGCAAGCTCAAGCAAGCCATTTTGCGCAACGAACGCGCGACCGAGCCCAAGCTTGAAAAGCTTCACGAAACCCTCGTGACGCACCGTCATGCGTTGGTTGATCACGTGGCGTCACTGCACACGGTGCGCGAGCGGTGGAACTGCTCGCCGTACCAGGCCATGCAGGAACTGGCCGCGCTGACCTCGTTGAATCCAGCTCCGGCCACCGAAGTTCAGCTCAAGCGTTCCGTGTTGGATACGTTGCTGGACCGTTCTGACGTCTCCGCCAAGCTCGAGCGTGCCGCCGAGCTCGGTGCCTTCACGGCCGATGCCGCGACCAAGCCATGGGCCGGCGCGAATATTCGTAACCGCCAAGGCGCTGACGAAGCATTGAAGCTTGTCCAGAGCCTGAAAGTGGATTTCGAGCCGCTCAAGGAGCGACTCGCGAAGACGGCTGAGGAATCACAGATTCGTCCGGGTTCCTCCTTCGTACAGTGGCGCGAACAGCTTGAAATGCTCATGACGGTGCGCTCGTCGTTGGACAAGTTTGAGCCGGACATCTTTGATCACTCCGTTGAGGACCTGATCGCTGCGACGGGATCTAGCTCGTGGCGCAAGGCCAACAACGTGGAAATGAGCTCCATGACGCGCTCGCGCCTTCGCCGCGTGGCCAAGGAATTTGTGCGTCCAGGCGTTCACCTAACGGATCTGCATGAGGCACTCATCGACGTGCACGTGCAGCGCGAACGGTGGCAGAAGTACGCCACCAGCCAGCGTCATCCGTCGGTGCCGCTGGGTCTCGGTGACCTCAAGCGTGACTTCGAGTCTGTTGCCGAGCGCCTGCAGAAGCTTGCGTCCCTGTTGCCTGCTGACCAAGCACTCAATGTTGAAGAGCAGAGCATCGAGGACTTGAGCAAGCGACTCAACGATCTCGTCGACGACACCGACACTTTGCAGATCCTGCCAGAGCGCAACATTCTGGAAGACCAGCTCAAAGAGCGTGGACTCTCCGAGTTCCTTGCTGATTTGAGGAACCGCGAAGTCCGTACCGAGATGGTCAAGGACGAACTAAACCTTGCCTGGTGGCGCTCCGCGCTCATGGCAATGATCAGCGGAGACGACTTCCTCGCGATGTCTGACGGCAACATGCTGCGCAAGATCGAGGCCGAATACCGCCTCGCGGATGCAGCTCACGTGCAGTCCGGCGCTGACCGTTTGCGCTGGAGCCTCGCAAAGAACTGGCGCGATGCCCTTGCCGATCACCGCGGTGCCTCGCGCGACCTGCGCACGATGCTCAAGATTGGCGACCCCACGCTCGAGCAGTTCGCCGCGTTGCCTTCGGCTCTCGTGAACTCTATGGTTCCCGTGCTCGTCGGCTCGCCTCTGCACTTGGCATCCAATGTGCCATCCACGATGGTCTTTGACGCCGTAGTTCTCTTGGACGCTTACTCGTTGTCGCTGCGTTCGGCGATTGGCATGATCTCCAAGTCCTCGCAGATCATTGCGTTTGGCGACAAGATGCTGGGAGCTCCTCGAAGCTTTGAGGTATCCGTTGATCCCACCGCGACCAACCGCGAGCCCGATGCGCCGTTGAGCGCCTTGGAGCAGCTGAGCACCGTGCTGCCGACCTGCTCTCTCGAGAAGGTGTACCGCGGCGTCGACGAACGCCTGACCGCGCTGTTGAGCGAGTGGTACTACGATTCCGAACTGGAGCGTCTACCGGGCTCTCGCGCCTTCTCGGGTGCGTTCCCGGGACTCTCGGCTGATTACGTTCAGGACGGAACGGGCGTTCCTTCGATCCCGACGCAGCCGGTGGAATCCACCATCGCTGAGGTCAATCGCGTGGTGGACATGGTGTTCGCGCACATCCGCCGCCGTCCTCACCACTCGTTGGCCGTCATTGCGGGCAACGAACTGCACGCTCGAAAGATTGCCGAAGCTATTCGGATCCAGCTGCCGAACTATCGTTGGGCCAGCGAGTTCTTCAAAGCATCCGAAGAGTCCTTCGTGGTGACAAGCGTTCAGCGAGCACGCTCAGTAGAACGCGACGCAGTGATCTTCGCTTTGGGCTACGGCCGGAACACCCACGGCAAGGCGTTGCACCAGTTTGGTTTGCTGAGCGAGGCGCAAGGCGACGAGTACTTGGTGAGCGCTCTGACGCGTCCTCGCGAGTCACTGCAGCTCGTGTCTTCCCTGCGCAAGAGCGATGTGGAGTGGGACCGTTTGGCGTCCGCACCTCGCTTCTTCTTGACCCTTGTGGACCGATTGCTTGACGGCGAATCTGGATTCAAGGGCGAGGGCCAGGCCATCGAAGATCCATTGGTTCGCGACCTCAAGGACCGTTTGGAAATGTTGGGCGCTCGAGTGCAGCAGTCCTACCGAGGTGTCTTGGACATCGCGGTAGCGTCTCGCGACGCCGAGATTGCCAAGGGCCAGCACCCGTTGGCCGTCATCTCTGATGGCACCAAGAACTACCGCGAATTGAGCGTCCGCGAACGCAGCCGCCTGCGTCCGCAGCGCCTCGAAGCGATGGGGTGGCGTTACGTGCCGCTCTGGACCATTGACGTTTTCAGCGACCCTAGCGCCGTTGCCCAACGATTGGGAGAATACTTGGGCTTGTTTTCCAACCCAGCCGCAACGCCAAAGCCTGAAGCTGACGCACAGCAGCCAACACCAGAAGCCAACGAGGCCTCGGAATCACCAGCTGCAGCTCCGGCTGCAGCCGGTGAAACGAAGGCCAAAGTAGCGACCTCGCACGGAACCACCATCAAGGACATTCCACCAGCGAGCGCCATCTTGCCAAAGGTTGCAAAGGAAGACGATCCTCGTGCGTGGGGAGACTTCGAGGAGTCAAACCGCGATCAGTGGCTTAAGGAACAGCGTCCACCGCACTGGAGCTAA